Genomic window (Methanophagales archaeon):
AGCGAGTAGGATATAGGGACGAAGTGGAAGAGATAGCGAGGAGATTGGGAATAAAGGGATTTGTAGAGAATATCAAGCCTTATGATATAAGAATAGTTACAGAGGGCGAGGACGAAGCTATAAGCGAGTTTATCGAGAGGATAAAGATAAAGAGATTTCCAATAGATGTTGAAAGCGTAGAGGTAAGCTTTGAAGATTTTAAAGGTGAATTTGAATACTTTGAGATAAAAAGAGGTAATTGGCAGGAAGAATTAGGCGAGCGTTTGGATGCAGCGGGAAAATTGCTTTATAAGTCCATAAAACTGGCTGAAAGGTCGGTAGAACTGGCTGAGAGGTCTGTGGAGCTGAGTGAAGAATCAGTTTCGATTGGG
Coding sequences:
- a CDS encoding acylphosphatase encodes the protein MKRARIIVKGRVQRVGYRDEVEEIARRLGIKGFVENIKPYDIRIVTEGEDEAISEFIERIKIKRFPIDVESVEVSFEDFKGEFEYFEIKRGNWQEELGERLDAAGKLLYKSIKLAERSVELAERSVELSEESVSIGKRMLEKQDETINEIKGLREDLKSYMEERFDRLEHEVMAIKTKLGMV